Part of the Citrus sinensis cultivar Valencia sweet orange chromosome 2, DVS_A1.0, whole genome shotgun sequence genome, atatgaaatggtcctttttaaaaaattatcaactaGCATcacttaaaattaatgtaactTCCTTGctgaaatataaaaactttgGCATTAAATTTACTGTTGCAGTTTTTAATCTAATagtttaagttttttaatctagtgatttttatttttagtttaaaattaattatttttctaacatGGTTTTAAAGCCAACTAAGATCTCATGTTCAAATCTCCTTATGCTGATTTTGCGTTAATCAACTTGTTACTCACTTTATGTTGATTTGTGGACTATTATTTCCatcttaatttgtttttcgCCTTTTCTCTATTTATGGAGATCCACGCATTAGTCGCTCTTCTAAGAAAtatatgtgaaaaaaaaggaaaatattaagTGAACTAAATATatgctaaaaaaaatgttaataatgttgaaaattaaatgtttaaacCAGCGCGggattacatattttttgtccGAATAGTATTAATCGACAAAAATTCAACGAAAGAGTGTCACTGAATGCACAAAGTATCCCACCAGGATTTTCTTAACATACAATTCAAGTTTCGGAGTACCCACTTGTCATTGTTTTCCGCATTATTAGAACTAGCTTATTCATTACAAGTAAATAAAGGAAAAGTGCAATTTGAACTCTAGATAGAGATGCTGTACGGAACTCCTTTTCCTGTGACACCAGATTTGTCCGCAAGTGGCATCAAGAGCTCATATGGCAGACTGCCAGCTCCATGTCTATTCTTCAAATTCTTATCTGCATTCCTCAAATTAATAATCCCTTTAAGCTCCATCAACCTGCCCTGAAACTTTTCGAAGGCAccctttataattttatcttcaccCCACGCTGGTTCCATGTATTTCCCCAAATAATCCTCATCAGGCGAATGAGCCGATAGCACGTCGAGAACACTGATTACTGCAGTAGCTTGCCTCTGATTGGGGAAGGTAGTCAAAAGTGCAGCTTCAGGtctttcaaagaaaatttgcCATTCATCATCAGATGGATCTTCATTTGGCATGTTGGCTCTTGCAATAGTTGGCCTATTGGGAAAGTAGGCTGCATATTCGTACTGGCCAAAATTCACAGCTGCATGGAGACCAGAAGCTACCCAAACGATACTTGTGATGGTATCAATTAAATCCTTAGGGCTATTGAGGACAGGCCACCATGTTTCATCCTGCTTGTCACCGTGTCCGACAGTTCGAATTTCAGTCCACCAAGCTTGGAGCTCTTCATCAGACTCTACAAGGCTTGGATCGGGATAGTAGTGACTCACATAGTCGGTAACCCATTGTTTTATGATATCCCAGAGATCAAGACCGTCCTGAGCAAAAGGGTAGTCTTCAATTGTTAGCTTTAAGCCGTGTGGAGAACTTGGATCTTTAGCAGCCATTCCCCTGGAAAATTGGGAAGAAAAAGTAACCTTAAATTTGTTCTTCACCAAAAGTATATTTAAGGAATAATTCAATATCAACGGTGAATAATTCTTAGGCTAAGTGTATACCGTTATCTTAAGAGTACACGTTAAGAGAAATATCCGTGCAGAGAGTTTATAGTTTTGACTTATTTACCTACTAATAAGGTCTTGAGGGAGTGCTTGATGGTCAAATCGCCATTGCTTGTCATAGATAATAGAGCTTAGCAACATACTGTATTTTCCAGGCAAGAATGTGGATTCGATGACTCCACCTGCATTAATAAGAGATTGTCGAGCTAAAGAATTGATCTCCATTGTGTATCGGAAATGTGGCTTCAACAATCTATTGATAGGATGCATTGCACTGAGTTGCCGATGGGCTGCAATTGCATAAGGTTCCACAGAACAATGAGTTCTCAACCTGAAAAATGAATAAGCAGCCCACTGCTAGGTCAAAGGAATTAATGGCTGATTCCAGTATATATTATGTACGcttgtctaatttttttttttttaaataaacttaccAATGACTGATAAGCTGGTGATAGCCAGAATCATGAGCAAGAACATGAGCTTTGGCTAGCTTCCAAAGCCAGCTTTTAGTAGAATCGCTAGAGGGCGTAAATGCTTGTTTCCATTGTGGCTTGCCGTCCATTGGAGGCCGAGTTAGTTCAATGGCTAGTGGCCTCAATGTGCCATCTGGGTTCAAGTAGAATACAGTGCGAGATCCATACAAGGTTCTGTCTCCGAGCTCTCTCACTTGTTCTACATACGGCAGAAATAGGTCATGGTAATCTAAGATGAACAGCTTCTTTTGATTTAGAGCCTGCGTTAACCCAATTTTTAAGAAGTTTAGCTTACGAATTAATTGGGCGAAAGAAATAATTTGCTGGTCTTGTCTATCTTATTTATTGATATAACTAAAGATTCCCATCCgcttcataattatttttacctcTTTAACAGTCGTACAGCCTTTAATTTCACTCTCAATCATTTCTGTGGTGATTGCTGATTCTGATGGACCATAGATTTTTGGGTCGAGTGAGCTTTTCAACGGCCATTCctgcaaaaaaattttaatctcaTGCTAAAAAAGGTTTCAAGCAGTTTTTTACTTATTCACccgaatttaaatattttagggaatcaaaagcaaaaattaatttagattttacccCCTCCTATCTTTAGATCGATGTTATGATAGATTTTTATGGTATCAAAGCCAACTCATGTGGGTCTCACGCTACCTTATCATATGACAACATCAAACAAGGCAACGGTCGGCATGCGACAAGGTGTTAAAGAAATTACATCTCAGGActgagaataaaataataggcCAGGTTTATACCATGAGCAGACTGTTGACTATGAGTTAGGCACTGAACTTCTATACTAAATGATTACTTCTCACGATATTGCCGAAGACAAATGTtcagaattatatatataataccgTAATCAACCGTATGCTGCAAGGGTTGAGACCAGCTAAAGTTTCCCGAGCAAATTCCTCATCCCTAAACCAAAAGAATCTGTCTCCTGCAAATGAGAAAACTCACAGATAATTAAACTACAGCAACAAATTGATTAAAGCAATAAAGCATGCATATGCAGCTTGTTTGTGTGACAATTAAAGAAGAGATTCTTACTCTTAAATGTTTCAGGACTCGTAAACCTCAAAAAAAAATCGCCAAtgtctttaatttcttcaacaaatcCGGGAAGTAACGATTTCCAAAATTCtgcatctttaattttaactcCTTCACGGAAGAGTTTGTCTATTTCTGTGAAGTTTGGGAACCCATCGGTGTCGACAAATTCGGCTTTCAAGTTTGGTATTAGCGAACGCAACTGTCCGAACAATCCCCTTATAACAAACGTTGTTTCCTTTATCGCCGAGAACTCTTCATCCCTTGGGACATAAGGCGAAATAGGTATCAAACTTTTGCTTGGCACTCTTTCCTCCGACGCTTCGTCTGCACTAACAAACTAAATATTAGCTTATGTGAAAGGTTTTTCTAGCTTAAGAAAATTCGTCAGAATCAGAccaaacctttaaaaaaaatgctgcATAAACAAAAAGTTGTTGCACTAACactaaatcataatttaccagttttacaatgtgggcGTCCAGTTCTACAACGTCTAGGATAAGGATGCTGTTTTCCACCGAGTACTGGCCGTTTCAATTCTTCATCTTCGTCAGGATCTCCAAGATCATTGTAGACATCATAATCATATATTCTATCAGCTTTTTGGCGTTCCCCTTCTCCATTGCCCCGTAAATTAACTAGCTCGGCATATCTTAATTTCTGCAATCCATTCGGTGTTTTTGACGGCAGGTATGACTggtcaataaaaaaaacacattaaaaatgaaaaatcacattAGACCTTGGcgtcaaattattttaactaaagTGTAACATGACTTATGTAAGGgaaactaaaaaaaagattgagaCATAGTTAACAACTTAGTACATTTAAAAGAGTCAGAGCAAATTTGAAACTGACCTTGTTAGTAAAGAAAATTCTCGGGTCTTTGCTAGTATTTGGCTGAACCCACGATTCACATGTTATGGTCACAAGACCACTTGGTAAACCATCAAGAACTATATCTTTTAAATACATCTCAAGAGCGTGCTCATTTACCACTAATATTGCACCAATTTCTCCAAAATCAACTGGAACTTGGAATTCTGCTTCATATTGCACCTCACAATCCTTCACTACTACCCCCTTTATTTTTGCATTACCACTAATTGTGGGTTTATCTGAAAGAGAATGTGGAAAAAGAAAGTAGAACtattaaaaaagtttattcttagaatattagaaaatatgtagtttaaaatgttttaaaactaggggtgggcaccaAGCTGTGAAACCCACCCCACCCGCATGATTTTTGGCGGTTTGGGTTAAGTTGGTAAAAGAAACGGGTTGGAGTGGATTGTTAAATTCCCATCCTATACTGCTTGCAGGTTGGGTTGAACAATTTCAACTCAACCTGCCAAATTGTATtcatcataaatataaataaatatatatatatatatatatatatgaacaaaaaacaaaaatataaatatgaaaatataataaaactctctcaattaattaaacttataTTGACTATTGGTATTTagactttaatattttatgttaaacaagactttgaatttttggacttttttttccttaattataaactaataatttatttgttagaCTTTGAATATTGGATTGGTTTTAaggaattttatatttgtgtttttatatttttttaattaatttatttatttttgtaacgttttatttttataaagtgttAAATTAGACTATGAAAGTGAACTTTTTTCAAAAGTCCAATCCAACCCCTCCTAACTTATACTTTTGCAGgttgggttaaaaaaaatataaccaGTTATGTTGGGCTAGACTTTTTCAACCCGCACTATATACGAGTTGGGTTGGATTGACACAATTCGACCAATGCCAACCTCTATTAGAACATGGGaagtaaaaatgttattaagcATGTTTTCCAAGTTTAGAAGtgtaaaaatgttattaagcATGTTATTAAGCAAGTTTAGAACTATGTAATTTAGGATCCTTGAAATGAGGAAGAAATTAAAGGATAATAAAAGTTTGATTATCATATCTATTCGCAGTACTTACTTTCATCCTTGGCACTAACAAGCTCCAATTGTAGTGATTTACTGAACAAATCTTCTACGTCATCAATGACTTGACCACCAGCCGTAAGCGGATTGATAGGTGGTCGCACAGTGACAACAGCCGTAACACCGTTTGATACAGCTGTATCTGCCATAGCTTTGACACTGTTACTAGGAACAGACCCAAGTCGAATTTTGGGCCCCTTTTTAAATGAAGGACTTGACTGAATTTGGCGAAAAACATTGCCATTTCCATGAAGAAATGGCTTCGAAAGTGGCAATATGGTTCTAATAGATCGAGTCTGATGAACCAGTACTGGGTTAAACATTGTTAGTAATGACTAGAAGGAGACGCTTGAGAGAAAAGCTTTTCTATTTCTTGGCTGCCTGTGAGAGACTTGAGTGACCATTCTTGTCTTTATATAGAAATTTGAAGACATGATGGCGCACAAAAAATGAAGCCAAATTAGAATAGGGTAAGTAGGCAAGAcaattttgtctttaatttaGATTGCAAAAACATTCTGAATGTATGTCGGTATTCATTTGTGGTCGAAAAtcttaattcttaattaatctTGTTCTTTTCCTTATCCAATCCTTAATTTTTATCTGCTGTCTAGGTCAGAAATTTAAGGATACAGTCCTTAAATTTGAAttgctaattaattattttcttttcatctaCACAATCAAATCCTTGATTTTCTCTGCTACGCACTCCACagcttttttaaatttcaaccCATCACTTTTTCTGCAATGTTGATTCTACAGTCGGTAATTATCAACATTACGAACCGTCTGTctgtcacttttttttttcattttttcttttcacaaaGTGTCTGTCTGTCACTATAATTTCAAAGACATTGATTCCCATATGAGGGAAACGACGAAACGTGACATTATCTTATTCCCATTGATTTATATcctcaaaattaatatatatttttgtttgtatatgattctttaataattacaatttagaCGCTGTCACTCGGATGACAATGGGGTGCGGTGGAGGTGGGGAGGCTTATcccattccccaccccattaaaTTCTTTTGCCTCCATTCTTAGGGATGATAAAAATCCCCACagggacgggtaccctcggggattttccccattcggggaggttatgaggataatttcatacccaattttttattcggggagaggacgggaaaatttttttacccaatttcttattcggggaggggacggagattaggtggaatccccatcccctacccattttctcattttaaattttaattttattttaattttttaaaattactagtaaataaataataaaatttaaattataaaattataaatattggtaaaaataaaaaatatcaaaatatttatattattaaacttttaggcctaattaactaattaaagtcctaaatttttatttaggacattaaaaagaccgagtagattctaatagccaaacattttttaaaattttaatattctttaaatattttaaacttaaatctattttttatttatttttagatgttataattgcccacagcgaattacaattttaatatctaatctaatctaatatttgcttttgatttgctccgatttaactattgtgttgtaaaggaaataatccaaatttataaagtgcccacgccaccattgaaaaagttaattttgaacttaaattcgattttatttataacaattttgtattagactattaatttgttcatgataatttgtaaaagaagtttgtatcctttgcatgttgcgttacttactaatttaatgtatgtgacttttgtaatagatattaatgtaagatatatttcgaactttacttttatttgaattttttattttaatatgattaactcaaaatcgaaaaaaaaatgtattaattattcggggatcggggaccctcggggatctcCTGTTATTAtccggggaggggatggggattctctcaagtaattctgacggggacgggaaggggacggggacatacaCAAAATATCGGAGATGGGTACGGAGAgatcggtcccctcccctcccctccccattgccatccctatccattccccaccccattccccaataaatttagtgggttGGGGATGGAGAATCCCCACGTGCGGAATGATTTCTCCATCCCCGCCCCATTCCCCATTTACCTACTTTAtagtatatataaatatatgattttagtaaattaaaaattagaaacttaaaataaaatcatcactaTATTAtgaagtatttaaatttttttaaatatctaaaaatttgaaacaatatcttaaaatgatattaaaagtgaaaaatatttaaagagagcagcaccttaaaagagaaaagaaaacataataatgtgtttagaattgaaaaatattgtaggattttcttttattcatatcctgtttatattacataaaaatttaaaaaatttattatttgacattgtagttgataaaataaaaattattaaataagaattaaaaacatatatatatatatatatatataaaacggggattggggtgggggtggggtggggagtgCAATACCAAACCTCGCTCCGttaacaatttgaaaattattttccctCACTCCCCACCTCATTTCccaaaaatcattaaaaattttccccaTTTGGGGTGGGGCTCCATGGGACCCCAAACCCGTGGAgaattttgtcatccctagCTATCACCTAATAACTCGATAACtcaaaaagtattttataGTAAAAGAGCAGTTTAAGTTGTCGATGAAAAGATTACTAATGTGATCATGAATAAAATGTTATTGGTAGGAAATAGTGTCGTTTTAGTCGAGATAGATGagttaacaattattttaagcTTATATTATTTAGCTAATCAATACATACTATCAATCAACGTAGAATATTTTTCCTATCACCTCTTGTCACGTACGGGCCTTTTTTTTGTCTTGTCTATATCGAGTGGTAAAGGAATACATATGAGCCCACTCATATATAAGTTTAattctaatattatataaaagcTCATAAACTAAACTAATACTCAAAATTAAGCTTGCCCAAAAATTGAGGGGATGAGCTTCCAAATCAGGGAATAGATAATCTTgatttaataaagataatacaatTGTTAATGTTAACGGTATCTTTCATATTTAGTCAATAAGTTTCTATCCCAACTAAGtttattgtcaaaattttattagggGAGTGTCACTCTcgcatttaaaaaatgaaatttcattcttatggatttacaatcatacatgttcaatttatacaatattatttttttataaaccctCAACTAAGTGagaagattaattaaattgaaaaatataaagatgaataaatgcaGAGAGTTATTCCACCAAAACCCATAAAGAtctaaagcaaaaaataaagtgAACGAAATTTTGGGGTTCTTTGAAGTGTTAATTTGTCTAATTGTGTCATGTTAAATTTAAGCAAGCACAGATACgactcatttattaatcatgttgaaatatcaaaatatgaATACGACCACGtctattaattttgttgacccatttaacatatttaatacaaaaaattaaaaattaatttaaaaaattaacagatatgtcaatattattcttaaaaatagGTTATAAATAAGTTACTATGATACAAATATGACGtaataagtttataatataatatgtataaaatagaagcaataaatttattgttcaacatatatattagtaatttttgaataataatatacataTTAATTGATATTCGTGTCTGAATGTGTAATCCTGTTGAGGCAGTCCAACATGAATATGACACAGTTATTTATCTTGTCGTATCATGTCAGCCCATTTATTAATCATATCAACATTTGTCAACATAGATGCAACAAAATCCTATCTATCTATGTTGTACAATCACATTGTGACCCATTTTATCATCTCTAGGAGTTCTCATACcagataaaaatgaaaatgacgcaattaatataattttacagaGAAGACTAGTGAATTTGGGTTCTTCTACAAACTTTCTTGTTAGGTGGGtgaaaaagaacaaagaacaAAGATAGGAAGAAAGATAAATTGCTATAAAATTGAAGGATTATGATTTAATGATAAGCTGAATTTTCGATGAGTACTAAATTAATggtcataatttaaattttattttattttttatttctgttaCCTAAAAGCCATTGATTTAATACTCAACACTGACTCCATGtccaaaattgaaattcattGCTAACTCTTTGTTAATTAGTTAACAAAATGATTGGTTGAGCAAATCAATGTCAATCAATTGCATTATTCCTAAATTATGcatatttattgtatttttaattttttctaatttcaatCGATTTGTATAAACTTAAGATTggttataaaagaaaatgaaatttattttcctttttattatttgtctcAATGGGATCAAGATCCTTTGGATATTGTGTGTATTTATTCGAGCCTTtggtttgttaaattttttgtatatgcattttattttttgtttagtgcTACATTACATATTGTTTTGTTGGGAGATTATCACTTTTTtctatattgaaattattatatactaCTTAGTCCTGAAGTGTTTGGAATACTCATCACCTCTTATAGTTACAAACCAAATAGAAAGGGTAATTTTTTGTAAGGACGAACAAGTCTTTTGATAAGTTATTACTGAATACAAGAATCTTAAAagcacaaaatgaaaaaaataaagacaagaagtttttctttattttattttaggcaAACCTCAACGGTTGGAAATAAagacaagaaatttaaaaggctaaacaaagaataaaaaaataaattagaataagtaaaatttaccTATTTCACATGTGTATAGTGCACAAGTACCAAGACACATGGAATCATGGACACGGACCGAGACTATTAAGACACTCGTGTAAAACATTTTGTAACAGTAAACctcttttaaaaagaaaaatactatttCCTCATTAATATCAACACCaaggttttcaaaatatgGGCGCTGCTTTAAAGATAGGCGAAATAGACAGTCACTTAGTGTTTCATGTTAAGAAGACCTATTGTGGTTATTTAGGTTCTATATGTTaagaaaattctttattttttggtattttcttgatatattcaaattaatagattttttaagttacttataataggaaattttttttaagcctctctttaattaataattatcttacaattaagaatttttatacaaattctatatttgataaccttaattttaaaaagctagAATTAATAGTATTGTGtaaccattaattaattattatttttctaagaaaaagattaaattctttatctgtctaaaaatatactatttatttaatattataaaatttcttacattgagctctataaaaaaaattattacatttattgcCTCACTTTTGAAGGGAAAAACTAGTTTCTTGAAACAatgattttaaagaaattaaataaaatatcttcttgactactttttctttttgaaatttcttattATCTTGTTAATTGTTAACATTCAAGATATAAtcaaaaattgattgatttttgagtttttttttttatatttcttttgagtGTTGAAGATACTGAAAGTAAAGAggtcttataaaaaaaaaattgtctaaGGCCCATTACTATAGAGTCAATCCTatccaaaaaataatggcaCATGGAGACTGAAAGGGATAAAAGAAGTATTTGAAATGtattatatgaatttaattattttatcttttatttacttgtcttttatgtaatttataaaatttatatttatgccGATATTGATACCAAATTTTAGTCACGACATTATATATTCTTTCTATCAATAACCATTTAATGGCtcaaccaatttatttattgtgatTAATGGAACTGTATGCCACAATAATTGCGCACAGCCAACTCATGTACATGTGTAACATAATTTATAGACGTTCACTAGGACAAATAATTTAGGTAGAGACGagaaaattgttttctaataacaaaatactttaaataatttagtacCTTAAATGATGTTATATGGGGTCATTGGGTTTACATGTGATACTATGTGACATAAGCTAAATATGTTTTATGTGTTTCAAATGCTATTGTTTTGTTAAAAGGATGTAAATGGCTTTATGATgatgtgatttattttagcTAAATGATAATTTACAAAGGTTATTTCTCTTATTGTTATGTATATCTAagaagttttattaaattatattataatagttTTTAGTATTGTGCATAAAtttacttaccgagttgacggctcacctTTTATTATAGACTTAGATGATGTGAGCTCATGGTCTTAGGAGGGAGAATAAGAGCTCTGTTTATTTTAGGGATTGTTGTTACGTtgataatttaagaataatttagCTTCCTTTAGAGGTTCAGAACATTTATTGTTAGTTACTACTTTGAAAGTCttaaatatgagaataatGAAATGCAGTTTTACTTCAATTCTATCATAGTGTCTTGTTAGTGGGATTGGGGTGTTACAATATGGCTCATCGCTTCTAGGCAGAAGTCGGCTTTCCAGCATGAAAACTTTAGGGAATAGAGTTCGTGTAATGCAATTATCACACGTAAATTTTTCTGTTAAATGGCTGTAAGTTACATTTATAAAGTCTTGTTCAGTATTAGATGTGTGGCTTAAGAACTactattatcattaaaaaaaaagttgtaattataaataaaaaattaataatacaataaatataattttaccattaaaaattaaaaactacacCTAGCTGAGTACAGTATCGAACAGACTCTAATAAGTCTTGTCTCCCAcaaagttttttgttttggtcaAATATAGATTCTATAAGTTCTCGGTGgcaaaaactttaatttttcggTTACATCATAAATTGCATTAAATGCATAAATAGTTCAGTTGAAGGAAGCCAACTGCCAATAATAATAGGTTGTTCCCAGCTAACATCCAACCCGTCatccaaatttaataatttcttactTAAATGTCTCTGACACCTTAATCAAAGCGCGGGTATCGAACGAAGCGGGcaataatcaaatcaaacgATTTCCAAATTCACCAGaaatgtaaaaagaaaacaaagcgAGTTCTCATGTTCTTAAATATCACATGGGTTACACGTGTTGTTCTGATGAAGATTTGGTGTCACCTGTACATTTGTTTCAACGTACAGACATCAACATAAGATAAGCATTCAATCCTACTCACTTTCTTTCACCTAACATTTTCTCCAAATTCATTCAACAATTGTGGTGGAGATTGGTGCGGCGGTAAACCTACCTACCGCACTACAAATGCCATGCAAATACAGAGTACAATATATCGATTGCAAAATAGCGATGGGAGattgccaattttttttcgaCTGAAATTTAATTTCCGACGTTATAATTTTGCAGTACTACTTTATTctaaataaacttttattcgtatttcttaaaaattacataaatcgaatatgttgaaattaaaataaaaaatgttaaatactaaaaataagaaaaattattatttttattttctattttttctaaagGTGAGACTATTTGCACTTTAAGAATTACTCTAAacactcttttattttataaattttatattacaaaaacaCCCATAGTTTAATTTACCATTAAGGACAATTTTGtgtgattaaataaatacattattCTTTAGCCTTTCGTTAAATCAGCATAAACTCTTACTT contains:
- the LOC102629656 gene encoding linoleate 13S-lipoxygenase 2-1, chloroplastic-like is translated as MFNPVLVHQTRSIRTILPLSKPFLHGNGNVFRQIQSSPSFKKGPKIRLGSVPSNSVKAMADTAVSNGVTAVVTVRPPINPLTAGGQVIDDVEDLFSKSLQLELVSAKDENKPTISGNAKIKGVVVKDCEVQYEAEFQVPVDFGEIGAILVVNEHALEMYLKDIVLDGLPSGLVTITCESWVQPNTSKDPRIFFTNKSYLPSKTPNGLQKLRYAELVNLRGNGEGERQKADRIYDYDVYNDLGDPDEDEELKRPVLGGKQHPYPRRCRTGRPHCKTDEASEERVPSKSLIPISPYVPRDEEFSAIKETTFVIRGLFGQLRSLIPNLKAEFVDTDGFPNFTEIDKLFREGVKIKDAEFWKSLLPGFVEEIKDIGDFFLRFTSPETFKRDRFFWFRDEEFARETLAGLNPCSIRLITEWPLKSSLDPKIYGPSESAITTEMIESEIKGCTTVKEALNQKKLFILDYHDLFLPYVEQVRELGDRTLYGSRTVFYLNPDGTLRPLAIELTRPPMDGKPQWKQAFTPSSDSTKSWLWKLAKAHVLAHDSGYHQLISHWLRTHCSVEPYAIAAHRQLSAMHPINRLLKPHFRYTMEINSLARQSLINAGGVIESTFLPGKYSMLLSSIIYDKQWRFDHQALPQDLISRGMAAKDPSSPHGLKLTIEDYPFAQDGLDLWDIIKQWVTDYVSHYYPDPSLVESDEELQAWWTEIRTVGHGDKQDETWWPVLNSPKDLIDTITSIVWVASGLHAAVNFGQYEYAAYFPNRPTIARANMPNEDPSDDEWQIFFERPEAALLTTFPNQRQATAVISVLDVLSAHSPDEDYLGKYMEPAWGEDKIIKGAFEKFQGRLMELKGIINLRNADKNLKNRHGAGSLPYELLMPLADKSGVTGKGVPYSISI